The Methanobrevibacter millerae genome includes the window TTAAATAAAATATAATATTAAAATATAGAATTTTATAAAAATAATGAAGGAAAAAACAATGGAGTATAAAATAACAATTATCATACCAATTTATAATTCTGAAAAATACTTAAAATATACTATTGATAGTGTCATTAAACAGAGCATAGGATTTGAAAATATTGAATTAATATTAGTTGATGATAATTCCAATGATAAATCTAAAGAAATTATTTTAAATTATTCAAAAAAATATGATAACATTAAACCTATTTTACTAGAAAATAATTCTGGTGCTGCAAGCATTCCCAGAAATATTGGAATTAAGCAATCAACTGCACCATACATAATATTCTTAGATAGTGATGATAGTCTTTATAATGATTATTGTGAAGTATTATACGCTGCAATAACAAAAAACAATGCAGATATTGTAAAATGCAAACACACAAGTAAAATTAATAATGAACTGTTAATTTCAAAAGACATTCATTCAATAAATAATGAGGAAAAAAAGTTAACATCAATTGAGAAAATGTTTTTGTACCATACTGTATGGGCTAATATATATAGCAGCTCTTTTCTTAAAAAAAACAATATAAAATTTTTAGAAATGTTATTTGAAGATGTTGTTTTTTCTGTTTATTGTTTAATAAAAACAAAAAAAGAGGTTATTGAATTACCCAATTATCCGGGATATATTTATC containing:
- a CDS encoding glycosyltransferase family 2 protein — encoded protein: MKEKTMEYKITIIIPIYNSEKYLKYTIDSVIKQSIGFENIELILVDDNSNDKSKEIILNYSKKYDNIKPILLENNSGAASIPRNIGIKQSTAPYIIFLDSDDSLYNDYCEVLYAAITKNNADIVKCKHTSKINNELLISKDIHSINNEEKKLTSIEKMFLYHTVWANIYSSSFLKKNNIKFLEMLFEDVVFSVYCLIKTKKEVIELPNYPGYIYHIENEDSITHNVSINTLNQFLKCVSLIYDLLDKNCSYNTKQELMNELINMVFFILAKLENPKEGLEILHDFEKNLTIQLTPISKPLNILNKKIINKQFNQALILLKIIGILYNNKKIRTLFLIKYSNLKRID